In the genome of Spirochaetia bacterium, one region contains:
- a CDS encoding AAA domain-containing protein: protein MILHNGQDITADIRFCKYNLDTGKYDITFQSEKTYSYNCLSIVWLKSPKVLNPSLVRIKHGEQELFDIQAIYVFHGALTDYWRICFSNKSERSYDRQNLAVEFSCLSEKGSRDCMNYLRQLAEINELRSEDGIMLLQRQYERLDFVERDSALAVYLNPQSHKPASYQNNDFIFPFGGNASQFKAVQNALTNQISVIQGPPGTGKTQTILNIIANLLVQGKTVQVVSNNNSAIANIFEKLSFSKCGMAFLVASLGNANNKAEFIKNQTGKYPVLSEWEKSTEKQESLYGNIKKLIQDLTDVFARQERLATLRQELKSLELEIKYFRQYCTEACIAVDGITPRHSLTPGELMELWQECCEFTEKNCSVSFWFKVKSALIYGISNWNFYRNGLPTIIALLQNLFYKAKRSELNTEITFLVNTLKVANAEQKLDELEKASMEYVQARLFAKYGGHSDRIVFTSDDLWQQPNKFTKEYPVVLSTTFSSLSSLGKAAVYDYLIMDEASQVDIATGALALSCAKNAVIVGDLKQLPNVVKDDMKKQAEAIFKSYKFPDGYSFANNSCLKSICSILPDVPRVLLREHYRCHPKIIGFCNQKFYDDSLIIMTKDNDEPESLSVYKTLVGNHEREHFNQRQIDVICKEILPKLQSCSQSDIGIIAPYNAQVKAIKEQLNLDTIEVATVHKFQGREKDIIILTSVDDTVTEFSDNPYLLNVAVSRAKKRFYLVVSGNDQPADSNIGDLISYIEYNNFQIVQSEIYSVFDYLYQQYTMERMKFLEKYKQVSRYDSENLMYGTIVDILACYPALSLNVICHQSLNMLIRNPKYLSDEERKYAMNTATHVDFLIYNRISKKPVFAIEVDGFHYHKDGTRQKKRDRMKDHIFELYHIPLLRFPTIGSGEKEKIEQAVKHYEKTYR from the coding sequence ATGATTTTGCACAATGGCCAAGACATTACTGCAGATATCAGGTTTTGCAAATATAACTTGGATACAGGAAAATATGATATCACTTTTCAAAGTGAAAAGACGTACTCATACAATTGCCTGTCAATTGTTTGGTTAAAAAGTCCTAAAGTATTAAATCCTTCTCTGGTACGTATCAAGCATGGAGAACAAGAGCTGTTTGACATTCAGGCAATATATGTGTTTCATGGTGCATTAACAGATTATTGGCGCATTTGTTTTTCGAATAAAAGTGAACGTAGTTATGATCGGCAGAACTTAGCTGTCGAGTTTTCTTGCTTAAGTGAAAAGGGTTCCCGAGACTGCATGAATTACTTACGACAACTTGCCGAAATAAATGAACTTCGTTCAGAAGATGGCATCATGTTATTGCAAAGGCAGTATGAACGTTTGGACTTTGTAGAAAGAGATAGTGCATTGGCTGTATATTTGAATCCTCAAAGCCATAAACCGGCGTCTTATCAGAATAATGATTTTATTTTTCCTTTTGGAGGAAATGCCAGCCAATTTAAAGCAGTTCAGAATGCACTGACTAATCAAATTAGCGTTATACAGGGACCTCCCGGGACGGGTAAGACGCAAACAATTCTTAACATCATAGCAAATTTGTTGGTCCAGGGCAAAACAGTGCAAGTAGTTTCAAATAATAACTCAGCTATAGCTAATATTTTTGAAAAGCTATCTTTTTCTAAGTGTGGGATGGCTTTTCTTGTTGCATCCCTTGGGAATGCAAATAATAAAGCTGAATTTATTAAGAATCAGACAGGCAAATATCCTGTGTTGTCCGAGTGGGAAAAAAGTACTGAAAAGCAAGAAAGTCTATATGGAAACATTAAAAAGCTCATCCAGGATCTTACAGATGTATTTGCAAGGCAAGAGCGTCTTGCAACATTACGCCAAGAACTGAAATCCCTTGAATTGGAAATTAAATACTTTAGGCAATACTGTACAGAAGCATGTATTGCTGTTGATGGAATTACTCCTCGTCATTCTCTAACACCCGGGGAACTTATGGAGTTGTGGCAAGAATGTTGTGAATTTACTGAGAAGAATTGTTCTGTCTCTTTTTGGTTTAAGGTAAAAAGTGCTCTGATTTATGGAATATCGAACTGGAATTTCTATAGAAACGGTTTGCCAACAATTATTGCACTCTTGCAAAATCTATTTTATAAAGCAAAAAGGTCTGAGCTAAATACTGAAATTACGTTTCTGGTAAATACACTGAAAGTTGCAAATGCTGAACAAAAACTTGATGAATTGGAGAAAGCATCTATGGAGTATGTGCAAGCCAGATTGTTTGCAAAGTATGGTGGTCATTCTGACCGTATTGTGTTTACATCTGATGACTTGTGGCAACAGCCTAATAAATTTACGAAAGAGTACCCTGTTGTTTTAAGTACTACCTTTTCTTCTCTTAGTAGCTTAGGCAAAGCCGCAGTGTATGATTACTTGATCATGGATGAAGCCTCCCAAGTTGATATAGCAACTGGTGCACTTGCTTTATCCTGTGCGAAGAATGCTGTCATTGTCGGAGACCTCAAACAACTTCCCAATGTTGTAAAAGATGATATGAAAAAGCAGGCTGAGGCCATTTTTAAGTCCTATAAGTTTCCCGATGGATATTCATTTGCCAATAATAGTTGCCTGAAATCAATCTGTAGCATATTACCTGATGTACCGCGGGTATTGCTTCGGGAGCATTACCGTTGCCATCCAAAAATCATCGGGTTTTGCAACCAAAAGTTTTATGATGACAGCCTGATTATCATGACGAAAGACAATGATGAACCTGAAAGTTTGTCAGTATATAAAACACTTGTAGGGAACCATGAGCGGGAACATTTCAATCAACGTCAGATTGATGTGATTTGCAAAGAAATACTACCGAAGTTGCAATCATGTTCCCAAAGCGATATAGGAATCATTGCTCCATATAATGCACAGGTCAAGGCAATAAAAGAACAACTTAACTTGGATACAATTGAGGTAGCAACAGTGCACAAGTTTCAGGGACGCGAAAAAGATATAATCATCTTGACTTCTGTGGACGATACAGTAACGGAATTTTCAGATAATCCTTATCTTTTGAATGTGGCAGTATCACGTGCAAAGAAGCGTTTTTATCTTGTCGTATCTGGTAATGACCAACCTGCTGACAGCAATATCGGAGATTTGATTTCTTATATTGAATATAACAACTTTCAAATTGTCCAAAGTGAAATCTATTCGGTTTTTGATTATCTTTATCAGCAATATACTATGGAAAGAATGAAATTTTTAGAGAAATATAAGCAAGTATCACGCTATGATTCTGAAAACTTGATGTATGGAACAATAGTAGATATTTTGGCTTGCTATCCTGCCTTGTCATTAAACGTTATTTGCCACCAATCACTTAATATGTTAATTCGTAATCCTAAATATTTAAGTGACGAAGAACGTAAATATGCTATGAATACTGCTACTCATGTAGATTTTTTGATTTATAACAGAATTAGTAAAAAACCGGTGTTTGCAATTGAAGTGGATGGTTTCCACTACCACAAAGATGGTACACGACAGAAAAAACGGGATAGAATGAAAGACCATATTTTTGAGCTCTATCATATTCCACTGCTGCGTTTCCCGACAATCGGAAGTGGTGAAAAGGAAAAGATTGAGCAAGCAGTAAAACACTATGAGAAAACATACAGATAA
- a CDS encoding sugar phosphate isomerase/epimerase has translation MRKVGIYYAYWCHEWDVDFFPFIAKVKKLGYDQLEINGGTVVLLSAGQRERLTKEAIDQGIILSFGIGLTAEHDVSSLDEDVRRNGIAFMKDMIHVVAAMGGKTICGTVYSTWPKKLPKGDSRERYLEKSLASMRELVKVAEDEGVTLLCESLNRFEQFLINTCEQAVDYVDQVDSPFCKILLDTFHMNIEEDSIPDAIRLAGSRLGGFHLGENNRKPVGYGNMDWKAIKGALDAISYAGSLVQEPFLLPGGQVGQDIAVWRDIVKHADLDEMAKVSAAYMKKYLA, from the coding sequence ATGAGAAAGGTAGGTATATATTATGCATATTGGTGTCATGAATGGGATGTGGATTTTTTTCCCTTTATTGCAAAAGTAAAGAAACTTGGCTATGACCAATTGGAAATCAACGGTGGGACTGTCGTATTGCTTTCTGCTGGGCAAAGAGAAAGACTGACCAAAGAAGCTATTGATCAAGGAATTATCTTATCTTTTGGAATAGGGCTGACAGCCGAACATGATGTTTCTTCCTTGGATGAAGATGTTCGCAGGAATGGTATTGCTTTCATGAAGGATATGATCCATGTCGTAGCTGCAATGGGAGGCAAGACTATCTGTGGCACTGTATACAGTACATGGCCGAAGAAACTTCCCAAGGGTGACTCCCGTGAAAGATATCTTGAGAAAAGTTTGGCTTCCATGAGGGAGCTTGTAAAAGTTGCAGAAGATGAAGGTGTGACGCTTCTTTGTGAGAGCTTGAATAGGTTTGAGCAATTTCTGATAAATACCTGTGAACAGGCTGTGGATTATGTTGATCAGGTTGATTCACCTTTCTGCAAGATACTGTTGGATACGTTCCATATGAATATTGAGGAAGATTCCATTCCCGATGCCATCAGGTTGGCCGGTTCAAGATTGGGAGGTTTCCATTTGGGAGAAAACAACCGGAAGCCTGTCGGTTATGGCAATATGGACTGGAAGGCAATCAAAGGAGCTCTTGATGCCATTTCATATGCGGGTTCTTTGGTCCAGGAGCCTTTCCTGCTTCCCGGAGGACAGGTTGGCCAGGATATTGCCGTCTGGCGAGATATTGTAAAGCATGCAGATTTGGACGAGATGGCAAAGGTTTCCGCCGCTTACATGAAAAAGTATCTGGCATAG
- a CDS encoding ABC transporter permease yields the protein MKKTRFSKSENYPLYVTIIILFILMSLVNGRKFLSWDNVSAMTYQMPMIGLLALGMMVSELSGGINLSIVANANFNGIFIYVVLNALTKGNMMAANGGQFILALVLSFLMTMLIGALNGYLIAAWNIPALLETLGMMTLLKGISLVITQGYTISDFPDSLTFLGGGSVLGIPMSLIIFVAVCIIVHIILDKTVFGKQLYFTGANPVAARFSNINVNKVIIKEYMLSAFFAYVCSLIMIGQMNSVKATYYDSYLLIAVLASFLGGVDPAGGFGKLLGTVLASIILQIISTGLNLMRLDPFMVTATWGAIIIIVLFGREIAGKFSSGLKRKGAVQ from the coding sequence ATGAAAAAGACAAGATTTTCCAAGAGTGAAAATTATCCACTATATGTTACCATCATTATCCTGTTTATCCTGATGTCTTTGGTAAACGGAAGGAAATTCCTTTCATGGGACAATGTTTCTGCGATGACTTATCAGATGCCGATGATCGGTCTGCTGGCACTGGGTATGATGGTCAGTGAACTTTCAGGTGGCATCAACCTTTCTATTGTTGCAAATGCAAATTTCAATGGTATTTTTATCTATGTAGTCCTCAATGCTCTTACAAAGGGCAATATGATGGCTGCAAACGGGGGGCAGTTTATCCTTGCACTTGTTCTGTCTTTTCTTATGACAATGCTTATCGGTGCCCTGAATGGCTATCTGATTGCGGCCTGGAATATACCGGCATTGCTTGAGACCTTGGGCATGATGACTTTGCTGAAAGGAATTTCCCTGGTCATTACACAAGGTTATACTATTTCGGATTTTCCTGATTCATTGACTTTCTTAGGAGGTGGAAGCGTACTTGGGATACCGATGTCCCTGATAATATTTGTTGCAGTCTGCATTATTGTCCATATCATCCTTGATAAGACAGTTTTTGGAAAGCAGTTGTATTTTACAGGAGCAAATCCTGTTGCTGCCCGTTTTTCCAATATCAATGTAAATAAAGTAATCATCAAGGAATACATGTTGTCTGCATTCTTTGCCTACGTCTGTTCGTTGATCATGATCGGCCAAATGAATTCGGTAAAAGCAACCTATTACGATTCTTATCTCCTGATAGCCGTCTTGGCCAGTTTCTTGGGTGGTGTAGATCCTGCCGGGGGTTTCGGCAAGTTGCTTGGTACTGTTTTGGCATCGATAATCCTGCAGATTATTTCAACAGGCTTGAACTTGATGAGACTTGATCCTTTTATGGTAACTGCCACTTGGGGTGCTATAATCATCATTGTTTTGTTTGGAAGGGAAATCGCTGGGAAATTTTCATCTGGACTAAAACGGAAAGGAGCTGTGCAATGA
- a CDS encoding ABC transporter permease, translating to MNRRIMDILKKREVLLLAIIVVLSLLVQVRAPSFLTYENLANVLKACSIVGIFSLGVLVITISGGFDVSFVAIAQVSEYLVVWLLLRYVHGNLLVAFLMAILVGTLMGLFNGFLIDHFKMPAIIITISTQNLFYGIMYVVTKGRLLYEVPDYLGKMSNMKIFAATAKNGAAYGISGVTILWFALALAVAFFLRYTMKGRSIYLIGGNATAAERIGINMTHSTLMIYGIGGGIAGIAAIAHISVIMTVIPNSIVGTEMDTIAAVVLGGASITGGTGSVFGTILGVLLFALINNSLTLLQISSSWYNVFIGGVILLSIFVNALQERRHLRQKVRVKVEMQEV from the coding sequence ATGAATAGAAGAATAATGGACATTCTCAAGAAAAGGGAAGTACTGCTATTGGCGATCATTGTAGTCCTTTCCCTGCTGGTTCAGGTCCGGGCACCGTCATTCCTTACTTATGAAAACTTGGCCAATGTATTGAAGGCCTGCAGTATCGTCGGAATATTTTCCCTAGGGGTCCTTGTCATTACCATTTCCGGTGGCTTTGATGTGTCTTTTGTAGCCATTGCCCAGGTTTCTGAATATCTGGTCGTATGGCTGTTGCTCAGGTATGTGCATGGCAATTTGCTTGTGGCTTTTCTTATGGCAATTTTAGTCGGGACCCTTATGGGATTGTTCAATGGTTTCCTGATTGATCATTTCAAGATGCCTGCAATCATAATCACTATTTCAACTCAGAATCTGTTCTATGGAATCATGTATGTAGTGACGAAAGGTCGGCTTCTCTATGAAGTGCCTGATTACCTTGGCAAGATGTCAAACATGAAGATTTTTGCAGCAACGGCGAAAAACGGAGCTGCCTATGGGATCAGCGGAGTAACTATCCTGTGGTTTGCACTTGCCTTGGCCGTTGCCTTCTTCCTGCGGTATACAATGAAGGGACGGAGCATCTATCTTATCGGTGGCAATGCCACTGCAGCGGAAAGAATCGGTATCAACATGACACATTCGACACTCATGATCTATGGTATCGGCGGGGGAATTGCCGGAATTGCTGCCATTGCTCATATTTCAGTTATCATGACTGTCATACCGAATTCCATCGTCGGGACGGAAATGGATACGATTGCTGCCGTTGTGCTTGGTGGAGCCTCCATAACAGGCGGAACAGGAAGTGTATTTGGAACAATCCTTGGTGTCCTGCTTTTTGCCCTCATCAACAACAGCCTGACACTTCTGCAGATTTCTTCCAGTTGGTACAACGTCTTTATCGGCGGTGTTATCCTGCTGAGTATCTTTGTCAATGCATTGCAGGAACGGCGTCACCTTAGGCAGAAGGTAAGGGTGAAAGTCGAGATGCAGGAGGTTTGA
- a CDS encoding sugar ABC transporter ATP-binding protein, producing MNYIDIKHCYKSFGGVHALSDVSFAIEEGEIRGLIGENGSGKSTLIKILAGSLKADAGDISILGQSVETWGPLVGLVQGISVIYQDLSLFPNLTVLENICLADQVKVSKGLVNKRRYTDHALKLIDELDIDVDLEDTLGELPIAKQQLVAIARALMIDSKLLIFDEPTTALTREEINKLFVLINNLRGRGISIIFISHKLDEVMEICDTVTILRDGHLIATRRKKELSITEIEQLMVGKSLEYMKCQACGKKFEQLLLEVKHLSKRNNFRDISFTLGAGEILGISGLLGSGRTELATAIFGIAPCDSGQIFINGEEVHISCVNDAVKNGIAYVPEDRLTQGLVLNYPQRDNIVAPKLPELITARHFVDEAKITEVANYWTKEIGVKTDDIFKTARTLSGGNQQKLVIAKWLEMHPRLLILDGPTVGVDIGAKAGIFQTINEMVKKSGMSVILISDEIRELTSNCNRILIMKNGRISRELTTPEEIDDAYIQQLLNEQKRVV from the coding sequence ATGAACTATATAGATATCAAGCATTGCTACAAGTCCTTTGGAGGGGTCCATGCCTTGTCCGATGTTTCCTTTGCTATTGAAGAAGGAGAAATCAGAGGACTTATAGGAGAGAATGGTTCCGGAAAATCTACGTTGATCAAGATATTGGCAGGTTCCCTTAAGGCCGACGCCGGAGATATTTCGATATTGGGGCAGTCTGTCGAGACTTGGGGGCCTTTGGTAGGATTGGTCCAGGGAATCAGCGTCATCTATCAGGATCTTTCACTGTTTCCGAATCTGACGGTACTTGAGAATATCTGTCTTGCTGACCAAGTGAAGGTCAGCAAAGGTCTCGTAAACAAGCGAAGGTATACTGACCATGCCTTGAAATTGATAGATGAGCTTGATATTGATGTTGATCTTGAAGATACCTTGGGAGAATTGCCGATTGCAAAACAGCAGCTTGTCGCTATTGCCCGGGCTCTCATGATTGACTCAAAGCTGCTGATCTTTGATGAGCCTACGACAGCTTTGACGAGAGAAGAAATCAATAAGTTGTTTGTGTTGATCAATAATCTGAGAGGCCGTGGTATTTCGATCATATTCATCAGCCACAAATTGGATGAGGTCATGGAAATCTGTGATACAGTCACTATCCTGAGGGATGGACACCTTATTGCAACGAGGCGGAAAAAAGAACTCAGCATTACGGAAATAGAGCAGCTTATGGTAGGAAAAAGCCTTGAATATATGAAATGTCAGGCTTGTGGGAAAAAATTCGAACAGCTGTTGCTTGAAGTAAAGCATTTGTCGAAACGTAATAATTTCAGGGATATTTCGTTTACACTTGGAGCTGGCGAAATCTTGGGTATTTCCGGATTGTTGGGTTCCGGAAGAACCGAACTGGCTACTGCAATCTTTGGTATTGCACCATGTGATTCAGGGCAGATATTCATCAATGGGGAAGAAGTTCATATTTCTTGTGTCAATGATGCCGTAAAAAATGGAATTGCTTACGTACCGGAAGATAGGTTGACACAGGGTTTGGTTCTCAATTATCCGCAGAGGGATAATATCGTAGCACCTAAATTACCGGAGCTGATTACGGCAAGACATTTTGTGGACGAAGCAAAAATTACGGAAGTTGCCAATTACTGGACGAAGGAAATCGGAGTAAAAACCGATGATATCTTCAAGACGGCGAGGACACTTTCAGGTGGAAACCAGCAGAAACTTGTGATTGCAAAGTGGCTGGAAATGCATCCCAGGCTGTTGATTCTTGACGGGCCGACGGTTGGGGTAGATATAGGTGCGAAGGCTGGAATTTTCCAGACAATAAATGAAATGGTAAAAAAATCAGGCATGTCTGTGATTTTGATTTCTGATGAAATCAGGGAACTGACATCCAATTGCAATCGGATTCTGATTATGAAAAACGGCAGGATATCAAGGGAGTTGACCACCCCCGAGGAAATAGATGATGCCTATATACAGCAGCTTCTCAATGAGCAGAAAAGGGTGGTATGA
- a CDS encoding autoinducer 2 ABC transporter substrate-binding protein, whose translation MKRFLSIVLIAFVLGSGAIFAQGQTENGEGTKAAKYTMVTIPKLKAAWFIPYDEDSKKAGEDFGCEVYMQAPAAADEAQQVRLIEDSINQGVNALLVVPNDANSCVPAFKKAREKGIVVLTHESPNQPEADYDIEMIDNIKFGAKAMDELASRMGEKGEYCIYVGSLTVPAHNIWADAALARQKEKYPEMKMVDTKFPVSEDRNASRQKTLELLTVHPNLKGILAFGSQGGPGAGQALRDKGLTDNVTVIGTTSPKEAAPFLKDGSMDLCVLWSSGDASYAMVYIAKLILDGHKDEIKTGMEIPGIGKPTVNGMNILFDHPLIVDASNCDNYSF comes from the coding sequence ATGAAAAGGTTTTTATCAATTGTATTGATTGCTTTTGTTCTTGGCTCAGGAGCTATATTTGCCCAAGGACAAACGGAAAACGGAGAGGGTACAAAGGCTGCAAAATATACTATGGTTACGATTCCTAAACTGAAGGCAGCATGGTTTATCCCCTACGATGAGGATAGCAAGAAGGCAGGGGAGGACTTTGGTTGCGAAGTATATATGCAGGCTCCTGCCGCTGCTGATGAAGCTCAGCAGGTACGTCTGATCGAAGATTCGATCAACCAAGGTGTAAATGCCTTGCTTGTCGTTCCCAATGATGCCAATTCCTGTGTCCCTGCCTTTAAGAAAGCAAGGGAAAAGGGAATTGTCGTATTGACGCATGAATCTCCAAATCAACCTGAAGCCGATTATGATATTGAAATGATCGACAATATCAAGTTCGGTGCAAAAGCCATGGATGAACTGGCTTCCCGCATGGGAGAGAAAGGGGAATATTGTATTTATGTCGGTTCTCTTACAGTCCCTGCCCATAACATCTGGGCTGATGCAGCTTTGGCCAGGCAGAAGGAAAAATACCCGGAAATGAAGATGGTCGATACCAAGTTCCCGGTATCAGAAGACAGAAATGCATCACGGCAGAAGACTTTGGAATTGCTTACTGTCCACCCGAATCTCAAGGGTATCCTTGCTTTCGGTTCCCAGGGTGGTCCTGGTGCTGGACAGGCGTTGAGGGACAAGGGCCTTACGGATAATGTCACGGTCATAGGAACAACCAGCCCGAAAGAAGCTGCTCCATTCCTGAAAGATGGTTCGATGGATCTGTGTGTCTTGTGGTCCAGCGGTGATGCTTCTTATGCAATGGTCTATATTGCCAAGCTTATCCTTGATGGACACAAAGATGAAATCAAGACAGGTATGGAAATTCCGGGCATCGGCAAACCAACTGTAAATGGAATGAACATACTGTTTGACCATCCTCTTATCGTAGATGCCAGCAATTGTGATAATTACAGCTTCTGA
- a CDS encoding VOC family protein, which translates to MKDGDICQIAEVVVDLDATMKHLYEDFGIGPWDIYEYGPEFVRDSFYRGKPNMQHYKLAVCWVGPIQYELMEPLDGYSIYNEFLEKTGSKSGLQHFKIYYKDCQEAIHRLETKGYKVIQSGRVGEDEFYYLSTENAIGCVIEIGNAGRIPEPLRHYPEEK; encoded by the coding sequence ATGAAAGATGGTGATATCTGCCAGATTGCCGAGGTTGTCGTTGACCTTGATGCGACTATGAAGCATTTATATGAGGATTTTGGTATCGGGCCATGGGATATTTATGAATATGGCCCCGAATTTGTACGGGATTCTTTTTACAGGGGAAAGCCGAACATGCAGCATTATAAGCTCGCTGTCTGCTGGGTCGGACCTATACAGTATGAACTGATGGAGCCGTTGGATGGCTATAGCATCTACAATGAATTTCTTGAGAAGACGGGTTCCAAAAGTGGATTGCAGCATTTTAAGATTTACTACAAGGATTGCCAGGAAGCCATACATCGGTTGGAAACAAAGGGTTACAAGGTCATACAGAGCGGTCGGGTAGGAGAAGACGAATTTTACTATCTGTCAACGGAAAATGCTATCGGGTGTGTGATTGAAATAGGCAATGCAGGAAGGATTCCTGAGCCTCTGAGACACTATCCCGAAGAAAAATAA
- a CDS encoding sugar isomerase — protein MEYLQIVEAVMEENRTVLQKIDRKEIEVLIQEINKAKTIQLYAMGRMGLSMRGFAMRLKHMGFDAYIVYDTITPCIGKGDLLLDLCGVTNVEMNIIECARKAGARIGIVGPHPENKQGKLADFTVRVPGQIFGGELEVASIQPMATLLEQSMFLFCDIVVKMIIERNHIDIEKMHDRHTNLEGLEQAFAGK, from the coding sequence ATGGAATATCTACAGATTGTTGAAGCTGTGATGGAAGAAAATAGAACTGTACTTCAAAAAATAGACAGAAAAGAAATTGAAGTCCTTATCCAAGAAATCAACAAGGCAAAAACTATCCAGCTTTATGCTATGGGGCGTATGGGTCTTTCGATGAGAGGTTTTGCCATGAGGCTCAAACATATGGGTTTTGATGCATATATCGTCTATGACACTATTACGCCTTGCATCGGGAAAGGAGATCTCCTGCTGGACCTGTGCGGGGTTACCAATGTTGAAATGAACATCATTGAATGTGCAAGGAAAGCCGGAGCCCGTATCGGAATCGTCGGGCCCCATCCGGAAAACAAACAAGGCAAACTGGCAGACTTTACTGTCAGGGTTCCTGGCCAGATTTTCGGAGGTGAGCTTGAAGTAGCTTCGATACAGCCCATGGCAACCTTGCTGGAACAGTCCATGTTTCTTTTCTGCGATATCGTAGTAAAAATGATTATTGAACGAAATCATATAGATATTGAAAAAATGCACGACAGGCATACTAATCTGGAGGGATTGGAACAAGCTTTTGCCGGAAAATAA
- a CDS encoding VOC family protein — MESYDLLEQSIGQIAFVTPDLEKSIKAYTTTFKTNWTIYTYGPEILSTMRYHGKDSPFSIRIGLSYFGKTRIEFVQPLGGKTIHRDFLDKKGYGIQHLGIYVENMEKEIKKAEKAGIAIIMEGAGFGLDGDGRFVYLDTLSEFGVTYELIERPKQRRPPEATIFTEG; from the coding sequence ATGGAAAGTTATGATTTGTTAGAGCAATCAATCGGCCAAATTGCCTTCGTTACACCTGATTTAGAAAAAAGCATCAAAGCTTATACTACGACTTTCAAAACCAATTGGACAATCTACACCTATGGTCCTGAAATACTTTCAACAATGCGTTATCATGGAAAAGATTCTCCTTTTTCAATTCGTATCGGTTTGTCTTACTTTGGAAAAACCCGCATAGAATTCGTACAACCCTTGGGAGGAAAGACAATACACAGAGATTTCCTTGATAAAAAGGGATACGGCATCCAGCATCTGGGAATCTATGTCGAGAATATGGAAAAGGAAATCAAAAAAGCAGAAAAGGCCGGCATAGCAATCATAATGGAAGGGGCCGGTTTCGGTCTTGATGGAGATGGAAGATTTGTTTATCTTGATACATTGAGCGAATTTGGAGTTACCTACGAGTTGATTGAAAGGCCGAAGCAACGCAGACCCCCTGAAGCTACGATTTTTACAGAAGGATGA
- a CDS encoding DeoR/GlpR family DNA-binding transcription regulator → MNSRQQEEMKMLKKNHFFSVRQLSAHFGVSEMTIRRDIQYLDQQHLAKQVFGGITESDVDNIKNYDHMTEKTKHSPQKDAIAKVAASLIHNGDVIFMDSGSTIQRIPDYIPEDMECTFITSSLPAINNLRRLTKSAIIVCGGRYSQKSNSFLNNSHKLEFDEYRAMIAFIGVTGFDKELGLTCSYIEEKAYKQSLIKNSMKRIIVTDSSKFAKVSTACFADISQFNIVITDKGISNEYKDYLESQDIQLLIADQDL, encoded by the coding sequence ATGAATAGCAGACAACAAGAAGAAATGAAAATGCTTAAGAAGAACCATTTCTTTTCCGTAAGGCAATTATCTGCCCATTTCGGTGTTTCAGAAATGACAATCAGAAGAGATATACAATATCTCGACCAGCAACATTTGGCGAAACAGGTCTTTGGCGGGATAACAGAAAGTGATGTCGATAACATAAAAAACTATGATCACATGACCGAAAAGACAAAGCATTCCCCACAAAAGGATGCGATTGCAAAAGTCGCTGCGTCACTTATCCATAACGGCGATGTCATCTTCATGGATTCAGGGTCAACCATCCAAAGGATTCCAGATTATATTCCCGAGGACATGGAATGCACGTTCATTACTTCCTCACTTCCTGCCATCAACAATCTGCGAAGGTTAACGAAGTCTGCCATCATTGTGTGCGGAGGCCGTTATTCACAGAAATCAAATTCATTCCTGAATAATTCCCACAAGCTGGAATTTGATGAATATCGGGCAATGATTGCTTTCATAGGAGTAACTGGTTTTGACAAAGAGCTGGGGCTTACTTGCAGCTACATTGAAGAAAAAGCATATAAGCAGTCCTTGATAAAAAACAGCATGAAGAGAATCATTGTCACAGATTCCAGCAAATTTGCAAAAGTCAGTACGGCCTGCTTTGCAGACATCAGCCAGTTCAACATAGTCATTACGGATAAAGGGATCAGCAATGAATATAAAGACTACTTGGAAAGTCAAGATATCCAGCTGCTAATTGCAGACCAAGACTTATAG